TGTTCTTCTACTGGCTTTTCTTTTACACTTTTGCTATTAGAACACGCCGTTAGTAAACTAAGGCTTACTAAACATATAATCATTGTTATTTTTCTTTTCATCGACAATCCTCCTATTTACTTGTATAAAGATTTAATACCATTAAAATCATCTGTTTGCGGTTTTGTTTTGTTTATAAAGCCTTTGTCTAGCATAATCGCATTTCTTGTTTTCACATGGCCTAAGCCGAAGCCATGACCAAACTCATGCGCAACGGTTTCTATTTTATGATTATTTGAAAGTGAACGGAAACCTTTGTACAGTGTAATCTCATTTTTAGAAATTAATTTATTGGATGTGTTATACGTACTGTTACAAACCGCTAAAACACTTCCTTTATTCGTATTTGAACTACTTACCGTAAAGTTAGGCTTTACATCATTTCCTACGCTTACTGTATTTAAGTAAGGGGACGGATTCCATGATTTTGCACCACTAATAATAATGTTTTTAAACCCTTTTGCTGAACCATTGATATAGATTTTAAAGTTTTTCGCGCTAGCTTTTGTCATCACGCGCCCCAGTTTCGTATACGCATTTGCATTAGTTGGCGCTAGCAACGCAACCAATACAGTAAAAACAAGGAATACCGCTAAAGTTTTTTTTCTCATGTTGTAATCTCCTTTTTTTAAAAATTTCTTTCAAAAAAAGAATAACAAAAAAGTATGATGTATAACCAAAAATGTAATGAAATGTCCGATTCTTGTCGTGAACGATAAAAAATAGAGATTATTTAGATTTAATTTTACATAATATGTGTAATATTGCGCTTTTCGTCACAAAAAAGAACCTGTTTTTGGTGACTATTCACGGTTTTATGCACCAATTTTTTTAGTGTCCACAAAAAGTACATATTCGTTCAGAATTTAAGTTGTTTTTCATGCTTAGTTTCTTTATTTGTTGAAATATTCATCATATTTCATAACAAACCAAATGAATAAAAGGGCATAATTATTCATCAAACATTACAATTTTTGCTGTTATAGAAGGTGTTCGTGAAAAAGTGAGGGCTGACATTGAAAATTTTCGCCCCTTTTAACATTTCCGACAACTTCCACCAGCTCTATTCTAATCCCAAACAAAACAAAAAACCCTTGATTTCTCAAGGGTTTCAGCCGTTAAATGATTAACGAATTTCTTTAATACGAGCCGCTTTACCACGTAGGTTACGTAGGTAGTAAAGTTTCGCACGACGTACTTTACCACGACGGATAACTTCTAATTTTGCGATACGTGGAGTATGTACTGGGAAAGTACGTTCCACGCCAACACTGTTAGAAATTTTACGAACAGTGAAAGTTTCGCTGATTCCAGCTCCGCGACGTTTGATTACAACGCCTTCGAATAATTGGATACGTTCGCGAGTACCTTCGACTACTTTCGCATGTACACGTACAGTATCACCCGGACGGAAATTTGGAACATCTGGGTTTAGTTGACTTTTTGTGATTTCATCAATCAGTTTGTTCATGTTTTTCTCTCCTTCCAACAAACATTCATTCATATTAATAATGAAGCGGAATATCGTTATCAGACTGGTCTCTCCAGTCACCTTATTTAGGTTACCATAAACTAGTTTCGCTGTAAAGTTTTTTTCTTACTTTTTCTTTTGATAAAAAGCTTGACCTTGGAGTATGGTTTAATGTTACCTTTAGTATATCAAATGGAGGTGTCAGAGATGGAACAATGGACAGTAAAAGAAATGGCTGCTTATGTGGGGATTTCAGCGGATACATTACGTTATTATGAAAAAAACAAGATAATTGTACCTAATCGGTTGGAAAACGGGTATCGTGTGTATAACGCAGAACATCTATTAGAATTAAAATTTATTTTGGTGATGAAATATGCCCGATTTTCTCTATCTGAAATAAAGCTGATGATGGAATGGTTGAGAAGTGAACCGTCTGTTGCTTGTAATACAGCGTCGAAGGAGTTACTTGCACTCAAAGCAGCGGAAATTAAACAGACCATTGCGCATTATACGAAAATCGCTGCTCTTTTAGAAGAATTGCCGCAAATTGACGAGGTCCAAGATTACAGCACTGTTCAAAAAGATGTTAACACTTTTGTGGAACATATTTTTACTGACATCAGAAAGGACGGATTCTAATGGCTAAGGTTGTGGCGATTATTGGTGATCCGCGGGAAAAAGGTACATCAAGAGATTTGTTTCAGAAGTATTTAGCTGTTTTTCAGGAACAACCAACAATCGAGGTGAAAATCTATGATATTCGCGAAGTAGCTTTTGACCCTAATTTACCTGAAGGCTATCGTACGGAGCAAACCCCTGACATAATTGCGCTTAAAAATGATGTTCGTTCCGCTGATTTACTTCTATTTTCTTATCCGGTTTGGTGGTTTAACGTTCCAGCTGTGTTAAAAGGTGTTATTGATCATTTGTTTTGGCGCGGAGAGAGTTATAGTTTTAGAGATAAAAAATATTTTCTTACAGGACCATGGCGAAAAAAACGGGCGCGGTTGATTTATACGATTGGTGGAATGGAAATACAACATCGACTTTTCGCCCGCCCTGCTCTTACTGCCTTGCGTTACCCATTATGGATGAGTGGCGTGTTTTCGGTGAAAGTGACTTCAATTGATCGACTGGATCTTTCTATCAGAAGGACTGATGACTACTATGATAAAAAAGTTACACGTGCAGCAAAACGCGATATTCAATTCTTGCTAAAAAAGCAAATTAGAAAGAAGGTTTTTGCATGAAAATTACTGCCAAACATCAATATTGGCAAATTACAACATTGCCGTATCTTTTTCCAGTGAATTGTTACTTAATTTTAGAAAAAGACGGCTTAACATTGATTGATACTGGGATTTTAGCACATGCGAAAGGAATCATTTCACTTATCCATAAATTAAAATTACCGTTAAAACGGATTTTATTAACGCATGCACATGGTGACCATATTGGCGGTTTAGTCGCAGTCAAAGCAGCTTTTCCAGAAGCGCTTGTAATGATTGGAAGCAGAGAAAAATTGCTTGTAGAAACGAAAAAAATTTATGCTTTTGAAGCACAGAAGCCGTTAAAAGGTAGTTATTCAGATAAGCTTCCGGCGAAAGTTGATCAAGTATTAAAAGATGGCGATATGGTTGGTTCTTTGTTAATTATTGATACTCCTGGACATACACCTGGTTCGATTTCGTTTTTCGATGAGCGTAATGGACATTTGTTTGTAGGAGATTTATTTCAAACTCGTGGTGGAGCAGCTATTTGCGGGGAGAAACGATGGTTGTTCCCTTTTCCAGCGATGGGTTCTTGGGATCTTTCAACAAGTATTGCATCGGCGGAAAAGTTACAGCTTCTCGATGTGACGGAAATTGCTTGTGGGCATGGACCGGTGATGAATATGGCTGATTTCAATGTAACAAATGTGCTACAGCGCGCACGTAAACAAGTAGAAAATGAAAAAGACTAGAAAACCAATAACTGGCTTTCTAGTCTTTTTTTAGAATCTCGTAATTTTAATGTTGACGGCTGTTCCATATGCGAGTTGATAAACGAGGCCGTCGACGAATTGCTCGGTGAACGAACAATGAATTAAGCCATTCCCGCCGGCATCTAAAGCTTTCTTTTGTAATTCCTGTAGTAAATTTTCAAAGCCTACTGTTTCTAAGTATGCTTCTGGATCGCTTTTGATTCTTGGACGAACGCTTTTGGCGAAAACAACGGTTAAGATGTCATGATTCACATTAATTGGTCCAGTGGAAACTTGTATGTCTTGCCATCTTTGCCCAATTCGCTTTTGGTCATTCTCTTCTTGTACATAGGCTTCTCGTTCTTTTTGACGCTCGGATTTTTTGGTTTCTTTTTCATCAGGTGTTCCAAAAATTGCCATTTAAAATCACGTCCTTTGATTATTTACTGTCAGACCATTCTTTGAGCCAAGTTTTTTGCTTGTCTGTTAAGGGATAGTTTTTAAGTAAATCTGGGCGGCGTTCGTAGGTTCTTTTGAGCGATTCTTTGTCGCGCCATTCTTCTATCCATGCATGATTTCCGCTGAGTAAAATATCTGGCACTTTCATTCCTCTAAAATCGGCTGGTCGCGTGTAGTGTGGATGTTCAAGCAAACCGGTCGAGAAAGAATCTGTCACAGCGGAATCTTTATTACCAAGTACTCCCGGTAAAAGACGGATAACACTGTCCATTACAATCATTGCACCAATTTCGCCACCAGTTAAAATGTAATCTCCAATCGACACTTCATCCGTAACAAGGTGTTCGCGAATTCGTTCGTCGTAACCTTCATAGTGACCGCAAA
The sequence above is drawn from the Listeria monocytogenes genome and encodes:
- a CDS encoding matrixin family metalloprotease, with amino-acid sequence MRKKTLAVFLVFTVLVALLAPTNANAYTKLGRVMTKASAKNFKIYINGSAKGFKNIIISGAKSWNPSPYLNTVSVGNDVKPNFTVSSSNTNKGSVLAVCNSTYNTSNKLISKNEITLYKGFRSLSNNHKIETVAHEFGHGFGLGHVKTRNAIMLDKGFINKTKPQTDDFNGIKSLYK
- the rplS gene encoding 50S ribosomal protein L19, which codes for MNKLIDEITKSQLNPDVPNFRPGDTVRVHAKVVEGTRERIQLFEGVVIKRRGAGISETFTVRKISNSVGVERTFPVHTPRIAKLEVIRRGKVRRAKLYYLRNLRGKAARIKEIR
- a CDS encoding MerR family transcriptional regulator; amino-acid sequence: MEQWTVKEMAAYVGISADTLRYYEKNKIIVPNRLENGYRVYNAEHLLELKFILVMKYARFSLSEIKLMMEWLRSEPSVACNTASKELLALKAAEIKQTIAHYTKIAALLEELPQIDEVQDYSTVQKDVNTFVEHIFTDIRKDGF
- a CDS encoding NAD(P)H-dependent oxidoreductase, which encodes MAKVVAIIGDPREKGTSRDLFQKYLAVFQEQPTIEVKIYDIREVAFDPNLPEGYRTEQTPDIIALKNDVRSADLLLFSYPVWWFNVPAVLKGVIDHLFWRGESYSFRDKKYFLTGPWRKKRARLIYTIGGMEIQHRLFARPALTALRYPLWMSGVFSVKVTSIDRLDLSIRRTDDYYDKKVTRAAKRDIQFLLKKQIRKKVFA
- a CDS encoding MBL fold metallo-hydrolase, with protein sequence MKITAKHQYWQITTLPYLFPVNCYLILEKDGLTLIDTGILAHAKGIISLIHKLKLPLKRILLTHAHGDHIGGLVAVKAAFPEALVMIGSREKLLVETKKIYAFEAQKPLKGSYSDKLPAKVDQVLKDGDMVGSLLIIDTPGHTPGSISFFDERNGHLFVGDLFQTRGGAAICGEKRWLFPFPAMGSWDLSTSIASAEKLQLLDVTEIACGHGPVMNMADFNVTNVLQRARKQVENEKD
- the trmD gene encoding tRNA (guanosine(37)-N1)-methyltransferase TrmD — encoded protein: MKIDILSIFPDMFSGVTGNSIIKKAIENERVAVEVTDFREYAEGKHHIVDDYPYGGGAGMLLKAQPIFDAVQAVKEKQPETKPRVILMDPAGKRFDQKMAEEFAEEEHLVFICGHYEGYDERIREHLVTDEVSIGDYILTGGEIGAMIVMDSVIRLLPGVLGNKDSAVTDSFSTGLLEHPHYTRPADFRGMKVPDILLSGNHAWIEEWRDKESLKRTYERRPDLLKNYPLTDKQKTWLKEWSDSK